Part of the Aquimarina sp. MAR_2010_214 genome is shown below.
TGAAATCGGGAGTAGATGCCGTAGTTATCGATACAGCGCATGGACATACTAAAGGTGTAGTTACAGTATTAAAAGAAGTAAAAACAAAATTTCCAGAATTAGAAATAGTTGTAGGGAATATTGCCACTGGCGAAGCTGCAAAATACCTGGTAGAGGCTGGTGCTGATGCTGTTAAAGTAGGAATAGGCCCAGGATCCATATGTACTACAAGGGTAGTGGCTGGTGTAGGATTTCCTCAGTTCTCTGCCGTATTAGAAGTAGCTAATGCAATAAAAGGATCTGGAGTTCCTGTGATTGCAGATGGAGGAATTAGGTATACAGGAGATATTCCAAAAGCTATAGCTGCAGGAGCAGATACAGTAATGTTAGGTTCGCTTCTGGCAGGAACCAAAGAATCTCCAGGAGAAACAGTGATCTACGAAGGAAGAAAATTTAAAACTTATAGAGGTATGGGATCTGTAGAAGCTATGAAAAAAGGTTCTAAAGATCGATATTTTCAAGATGTTGAAGACGATATCAAAAAATTGGTTCCAGAAGGTATAGTAGGTAGGGTTCCTTATAAAGGAGAACTTTTAGAGAGTATACATCAATTTATAGGAGGGTTGCGTGCAGGTATGGGATATTGTGGAGCAAAAGATGTCTCTACATTGCAGGAAAATGGTCGCTTTGTGAAGATTACCGCTAGTGGTATCAATGAAAGTCACCCGCATGATGTTACTATTACCAAAGAAGCACCTAATTATAGTAGAAGGTAAACTAATAGAAATAACAAGTTATAAAAAAAACGCATCAATTTAAATTGATGCGTTTTTTTTATAATATCGTAATACCGTATTTTATTTCTTAGGAGTTTCTTCTATTGTGATTCCTAATTTCTGCATTACTGTTTTTGTTACGTCGTATTTAGGATCAACATATGCCAAACCACTCGTAGTAATAGTAAATACCTGGGTATATCCTTCAGCTTTAGCAACTTCTTCTAGAGCTTTCCCAATTTTTTGATATAATGGCTGTAGTAATCTATTCTGTTCTATTTGTATCAATTGACTACCATTCTTACGAAACTTT
Proteins encoded:
- the guaB gene encoding IMP dehydrogenase; this translates as MTAHESKIVGEGLTYDDVLLVPAFSEILPREVSIRTKFTKNIILNVPIVSAAMDTVTESRMAIAMAQEGGIGVLHKNMTIEEQAIKVRKVKRAESGMIIDPVTLPLDAKVIDAKNNMREHSIGGIPIVDDHHKLIGIVTNRDLRFEKNDQRPISEVMTSKNLVTVGEGTSLQQAEVILQENKIEKLPVVDKENTLVGLITFRDITKLTLKPMANKDKLGRLRVAAAIGVTGDAVERAEALVKSGVDAVVIDTAHGHTKGVVTVLKEVKTKFPELEIVVGNIATGEAAKYLVEAGADAVKVGIGPGSICTTRVVAGVGFPQFSAVLEVANAIKGSGVPVIADGGIRYTGDIPKAIAAGADTVMLGSLLAGTKESPGETVIYEGRKFKTYRGMGSVEAMKKGSKDRYFQDVEDDIKKLVPEGIVGRVPYKGELLESIHQFIGGLRAGMGYCGAKDVSTLQENGRFVKITASGINESHPHDVTITKEAPNYSRR